The following are encoded together in the Argonema galeatum A003/A1 genome:
- a CDS encoding type II toxin-antitoxin system Phd/YefM family antitoxin — translation MLANQTTYTTAENNFDKIYDEVISTREPVVITREGSESVSVIPTAELNSIMETVYLFQSHENAMRLLDALQRAKARTNKPRTIEELRKEFGLSEDE, via the coding sequence ATGCTCGCCAATCAAACAACCTATACCACAGCTGAAAATAATTTTGACAAAATTTACGATGAGGTAATTTCTACCCGCGAACCTGTAGTTATTACTCGCGAAGGTTCTGAAAGCGTGTCTGTCATTCCTACTGCTGAACTTAACAGCATCATGGAAACAGTATATCTGTTCCAGTCACATGAAAATGCCATGCGCCTACTGGATGCTTTACAACGTGCCAAAGCACGAACTAATAAGCCTCGAACTATAGAGGAATTGCGTAAAGAATTCGGACTTAGCGAAGACGAATAA